In one Microbulbifer pacificus genomic region, the following are encoded:
- the lepA gene encoding translation elongation factor 4, protein MATDLSHIRNFSIIAHIDHGKSTLADRFIQVCGGLSDREMAAQVLDSMDIERERGITIKAQSVTLDYTARDGKTYQLNFIDTPGHVDFSYEVSRSLAACEGALLVVDAAQGVEAQSVANCYTAIEQGLEVIPVLNKMDLPQAEPERVAQEIEDIIGIDATNATRCSAKSGLGIEDALEDLVRLVPAPEGDVDAPLQALIIDSWFDSYLGVVSLVRVKHGTLRVKDKIVTKSINRAHVVDNVGVFTPKRKETGVLRAGEVGFVVAGIKDIHGAPVGDTLTHAKGAEDVPMLPGFKKVKPQVYAGLFPVSSDDYEAFRDALDKLSLNDASLFYEPESSDALGFGFRCGFLGMLHMEIIQERLEREYDLDLITTAPTVVYEVLMNDGSIVYVDNPSRLPELGSIEEMREPIAEANILVPQDYLGNVITLCIEKRGVQKDMQYVGGQVSLRYELPMSEVVMDFFDRLKSVSRGFASLDYSFVRFDPAKLVRLDILINGDRVDALAVILHRDNAQSRGRAIAEKMKDLIPRQMFDVAIQAAIGGSVIARTTVKALRKNVTAKCYGGDVTRKKKLLEKQKAGKRRMKQLGRVEVPQDAFLAVLKVDS, encoded by the coding sequence GTGGCCACTGATCTCTCCCATATCCGCAATTTTTCCATCATTGCTCACATCGACCACGGGAAATCCACCCTCGCAGACCGCTTTATTCAGGTGTGCGGTGGCCTGAGCGACCGCGAGATGGCCGCCCAGGTACTCGATAGCATGGATATCGAGCGGGAGCGGGGTATTACCATCAAGGCCCAGAGTGTGACGCTGGACTACACCGCTCGCGACGGCAAAACTTACCAGCTGAACTTTATTGATACACCGGGGCACGTGGACTTTTCCTATGAAGTGTCGCGCTCACTGGCGGCCTGTGAAGGCGCTCTGCTGGTAGTGGATGCCGCCCAGGGCGTTGAGGCTCAGTCCGTGGCCAACTGCTATACCGCCATTGAACAGGGCCTGGAAGTGATCCCGGTTCTGAACAAGATGGATCTGCCGCAGGCGGAGCCAGAGCGTGTGGCGCAGGAAATTGAAGATATCATCGGCATTGATGCGACCAACGCCACCCGCTGCAGTGCCAAATCCGGTCTCGGCATCGAGGATGCGCTCGAAGATCTGGTACGTCTGGTACCCGCCCCGGAAGGGGACGTGGATGCACCACTGCAGGCACTGATCATTGATTCATGGTTCGATTCCTACCTCGGGGTGGTGTCGCTGGTGCGGGTCAAGCACGGCACGCTGCGGGTCAAGGACAAGATTGTCACCAAGTCCATCAACCGTGCGCATGTCGTGGACAATGTCGGCGTATTCACGCCTAAGCGCAAGGAAACCGGCGTACTACGCGCTGGTGAGGTGGGTTTCGTGGTGGCCGGTATCAAGGATATCCATGGCGCGCCGGTGGGGGATACCCTGACGCACGCCAAGGGCGCCGAGGACGTGCCCATGTTGCCGGGCTTCAAAAAGGTGAAGCCGCAGGTGTACGCCGGCCTGTTCCCGGTCAGTTCCGACGACTACGAGGCCTTCCGGGATGCGCTGGACAAACTGTCGCTGAACGATGCCTCCCTGTTTTATGAGCCCGAGTCTTCCGATGCCCTGGGATTCGGCTTCCGCTGCGGCTTCCTCGGTATGCTGCACATGGAAATCATTCAGGAGCGACTGGAGCGCGAGTACGATCTCGATCTGATCACTACCGCGCCGACCGTAGTCTACGAAGTGTTGATGAACGACGGTTCCATCGTCTACGTGGACAACCCCTCGCGCCTGCCGGAACTCGGTTCCATTGAGGAAATGCGCGAGCCTATCGCCGAGGCCAACATTCTGGTTCCGCAGGATTATCTGGGTAACGTGATTACCCTGTGTATCGAAAAGCGCGGCGTCCAGAAAGACATGCAGTATGTGGGGGGGCAGGTATCTCTGCGCTACGAGCTGCCCATGAGTGAGGTGGTGATGGATTTCTTCGATCGCCTCAAGTCGGTGAGCCGCGGTTTTGCCTCGCTGGATTACAGCTTTGTGCGTTTTGACCCGGCAAAACTTGTCCGCCTTGATATTCTCATCAATGGTGATCGGGTGGATGCTCTGGCGGTAATCCTGCACCGCGACAATGCGCAGAGCCGCGGGCGTGCGATCGCGGAAAAAATGAAAGATCTTATTCCGCGGCAGATGTTTGATGTGGCCATCCAGGCGGCCATTGGTGGTTCCGTTATTGCCCGTACGACGGTGAAGGCGTTGCGCAAGAACGTAACCGCGAAATGCTATGGTGGTGACGTTACCCGGAAGAAGAAACTGCTCGAGAAGCAGAAGGCCGGTAAGCGCCGTATGAAACAGCTCGGCCGGGTGGAAGTGCCCCAGGACGCGTTCCTCGCGGTGCTCAAGGTCGACAGTTGA
- the lepB gene encoding signal peptidase I yields MDINFPLILLLLVVATGAIWLFDALFLARGRKALAAKGQRQPEPVLVEYAKSFFPVLAIVFVLRSFLVEPFQIPSASMDPTLEVGDFILVNKFAYGLRLPVSRTKVLGIGEPKRGDVMVFFPPHMNDTYYIKRVIGLPGDEIRVVNNQLYINGEPAPQELIQALPPGNPQKEFLWEEIDGHRHLMAKHVAPTRYSNIRTVTVPEGHYFMMGDNRDNSLDSREWGFVPEKDIVGKAFAIWMHWDKLLSLPSFDRVGGIE; encoded by the coding sequence ATGGATATCAATTTCCCCCTTATTTTGCTGTTGCTGGTCGTGGCGACAGGGGCAATCTGGCTGTTTGATGCACTGTTTCTGGCACGCGGGCGCAAGGCTTTGGCGGCCAAAGGGCAGCGCCAGCCCGAGCCTGTGTTGGTGGAATATGCGAAGTCGTTTTTTCCGGTGCTGGCCATCGTCTTTGTTCTGCGCTCTTTTCTGGTAGAGCCTTTCCAGATTCCGTCCGCGTCCATGGATCCGACGCTGGAGGTGGGTGATTTCATCCTGGTAAACAAGTTTGCCTATGGTCTGCGCCTGCCGGTTTCCCGCACCAAAGTGCTGGGGATTGGCGAGCCCAAGCGCGGTGATGTCATGGTGTTTTTCCCCCCACATATGAATGACACCTACTACATCAAGCGGGTTATCGGCCTGCCGGGGGATGAAATTCGGGTGGTAAACAACCAGCTGTATATCAATGGTGAACCGGCACCACAGGAGTTGATTCAGGCGCTGCCGCCTGGGAATCCTCAGAAAGAATTCCTGTGGGAAGAGATTGATGGCCACCGCCACCTGATGGCCAAGCACGTCGCACCCACCCGCTACAGTAATATCCGCACCGTCACTGTGCCTGAAGGCCACTACTTCATGATGGGGGACAATCGTGACAACAGTCTCGACAGTCGTGAGTGGGGCTTCGTGCCGGAGAAAGACATCGTCGGTAAGGCCTTTGCAATCTGGATGCATTGGGACAAACTACTGAGCCTGCCCAGTTTTGACCGGGTAGGTGGCATTGAGTAG
- a CDS encoding DUF4845 domain-containing protein produces MALRHLSSGRLLQAQRGMSYWGWLFVIAVFGFGLTIVSKLGPAYIDAHFVEEGLQSLSQNSGIREMSNTEIKRELDRFFTINNVRGEPTQAVKIIRGADSTLVSINYELRQPLFHNVDVVMKFDKQLNTAKPELCCEPLVDIEQFRRRED; encoded by the coding sequence ATGGCTTTACGACACCTTTCCAGTGGGCGTCTGTTGCAGGCGCAACGGGGTATGAGTTATTGGGGTTGGCTGTTTGTGATTGCGGTGTTTGGCTTTGGCCTTACCATCGTATCCAAATTGGGGCCGGCCTATATCGACGCGCATTTTGTGGAAGAGGGGCTGCAGTCCCTGTCGCAGAACAGCGGTATCCGCGAAATGAGCAATACCGAGATCAAGCGCGAACTGGACCGCTTCTTCACCATCAATAACGTGCGCGGTGAACCCACTCAAGCGGTAAAAATCATCCGCGGTGCTGACAGTACCCTCGTCAGCATCAATTACGAACTGCGCCAGCCACTGTTCCACAATGTGGATGTGGTGATGAAGTTCGACAAGCAGCTCAATACCGCCAAGCCGGAATTGTGTTGCGAACCCTTGGTAGACATCGAGCAGTTCCGCCGCCGCGAAGACTGA
- the rnc gene encoding ribonuclease III — translation MTDLLLQRLCGRLGHQFGRGELLSLALTHRSHGSRNNERLEFLGDSILGFTISAALFEKFPDGREGQMSRLRAQLVSGETLAKLAKELELGECLRLGEGEMKSGGHRRASILADAVEAIIGAIYLDAGLEAARARVLAWFAPRLESLSLETAKDPKTRLQEWLQARQKPLPEYTVVEVGGEEHSQEFVVECRVAGLKAPVRGTASNRRAAEKAAATEAYARLTGQG, via the coding sequence GTGACAGACCTTTTACTTCAACGACTCTGCGGTCGCCTCGGCCATCAGTTTGGCCGAGGGGAGCTGCTCTCTCTGGCTCTTACCCATCGCTCCCATGGAAGCCGCAACAACGAGCGACTGGAATTCCTCGGCGACTCCATTCTCGGGTTTACCATCAGTGCCGCGCTGTTTGAAAAGTTCCCCGATGGCCGCGAAGGCCAGATGAGCCGCCTGCGTGCGCAGTTGGTGAGCGGCGAGACCCTGGCCAAACTGGCAAAGGAGCTCGAGCTTGGCGAGTGCCTGCGACTCGGTGAGGGGGAGATGAAAAGTGGCGGCCACCGCCGCGCCTCGATTCTTGCGGACGCGGTAGAGGCCATTATCGGTGCCATATATCTGGATGCTGGCCTTGAAGCGGCGCGCGCACGGGTACTCGCCTGGTTTGCCCCGCGTCTGGAGAGCCTCTCGCTGGAAACGGCGAAAGACCCGAAAACCCGTCTGCAGGAGTGGCTGCAGGCACGCCAGAAACCACTGCCGGAATATACGGTAGTGGAGGTCGGGGGGGAGGAACACTCCCAGGAATTTGTGGTGGAGTGCCGGGTGGCCGGTCTGAAAGCGCCGGTGCGAGGCACCGCCAGCAACCGGCGTGCAGCGGAGAAAGCCGCCGCCACCGAAGCCTATGCTCGACTGACCGGGCAGGGCTGA
- the era gene encoding GTPase Era yields MSESTHPSASSPDSPSTRCGYVAIVGRPNVGKSTLLNHILGQKICITSRKPQTTRHNMLGIKTEGANQIIFVDTPGLHAGEDKAINRYMNRAAISSTRDVDVVVFVVERARWTEGDELVAQKLQGLKCPLIIAVNKVDQLDDKGDLLPQLQALSDRFPHAEIVPLSALRSTNLESLEKVIVERLPEGVHFYEEDQITDRSSRFLAAEIVREKVMRQLGAEIPYAVTVEVEEFAQQGNILHISAAILVERDGQKRILIGTKGERIKQIGQAARLDMEKLFDSKVMLNLWVKVKSGWSDDERALRSLGYIDKQ; encoded by the coding sequence TTGAGCGAATCTACACACCCATCGGCCAGTTCACCTGACAGCCCGTCTACCCGCTGCGGATATGTGGCTATCGTGGGTCGACCGAATGTGGGTAAGTCCACCCTGTTGAACCACATTCTCGGTCAGAAAATCTGTATTACGTCGCGCAAGCCGCAGACGACCCGCCACAATATGCTCGGTATCAAGACCGAGGGGGCAAACCAGATCATCTTCGTGGACACCCCCGGGCTGCATGCGGGGGAAGACAAGGCCATCAATCGCTATATGAATCGCGCGGCCATCAGTTCGACACGCGATGTGGATGTGGTGGTCTTCGTAGTAGAGCGCGCGCGCTGGACCGAGGGCGACGAGCTGGTGGCGCAGAAGCTGCAGGGGCTCAAGTGCCCGCTGATTATCGCAGTCAACAAGGTGGATCAACTGGACGACAAGGGTGATCTGTTGCCCCAGTTGCAGGCTCTCTCCGACCGCTTCCCCCACGCGGAAATCGTTCCCCTCTCGGCGTTGCGCTCAACCAATCTGGAATCCCTGGAAAAAGTGATCGTCGAGCGACTGCCCGAAGGTGTGCACTTCTATGAAGAAGACCAGATTACCGACCGCAGCTCGCGCTTTCTCGCCGCAGAAATTGTGCGTGAGAAGGTGATGCGTCAATTGGGTGCGGAGATTCCCTATGCGGTTACGGTGGAAGTGGAAGAGTTTGCGCAGCAGGGCAATATCCTGCATATCAGTGCCGCGATTCTGGTTGAGCGCGATGGACAGAAGCGCATCCTGATCGGTACCAAGGGGGAGCGCATCAAACAGATCGGCCAGGCGGCGCGGCTGGATATGGAAAAGCTGTTTGACAGCAAAGTGATGCTGAACCTGTGGGTAAAGGTCAAATCCGGCTGGTCCGATGACGAGCGCGCGCTGCGCAGTCTCGGCTATATCGATAAACAGTAA
- the recO gene encoding DNA repair protein RecO: MQQLPPQPAYILHSRPFRDTSLILELLTPDYGRLACIAKGARRDKQRRQRALQPFAPLLVTLLGRHDLKTLGPVENAGQSLWLKGRAVYAGLYVNELLVRLLPEGEAQLSVFAAYQTLLARLATLEGDEGGAKSAALEWPLRRFELQLLQALGSCPELDFSPLENGPIRADIVYRLTAEEGFTPVHLPPGALLRADDFWGADLLALKSLLLADEGECTAPETCGRSGGEVLSAAKRLCRLILSPMLGNRPLKSRELFRQVYGVP; encoded by the coding sequence GTGCAGCAGCTGCCCCCGCAACCGGCCTATATCCTGCATTCACGGCCATTTCGGGATACCAGTCTGATTCTGGAGTTACTGACGCCCGACTACGGGCGCCTTGCCTGTATCGCCAAGGGTGCGCGCCGCGACAAGCAGCGCCGCCAACGCGCCCTGCAACCCTTTGCCCCATTACTGGTGACTCTGCTGGGGCGCCATGACTTGAAAACACTGGGTCCGGTAGAAAATGCCGGTCAATCACTGTGGTTGAAAGGGCGTGCAGTGTACGCAGGACTTTACGTGAATGAGCTGCTGGTGCGTCTGCTTCCGGAAGGGGAAGCGCAACTGTCGGTGTTCGCGGCTTACCAGACGTTATTGGCCCGACTTGCGACGTTGGAAGGCGATGAGGGTGGGGCGAAAAGCGCGGCATTGGAGTGGCCCCTGCGCCGCTTTGAGTTACAGCTACTGCAGGCGCTCGGCAGCTGCCCCGAGCTGGATTTCAGCCCGCTGGAAAACGGGCCGATACGCGCCGACATCGTATATCGTCTGACCGCGGAAGAGGGATTTACACCGGTGCATTTGCCCCCGGGTGCCCTGTTGCGCGCTGATGATTTTTGGGGAGCGGATTTACTGGCCCTGAAATCTCTGCTGTTGGCAGATGAAGGAGAATGTACTGCGCCAGAGACCTGTGGGCGCAGCGGGGGCGAAGTGCTTAGCGCCGCAAAACGCCTTTGCCGGTTGATTCTATCCCCCATGCTGGGCAACCGCCCATTGAAAAGCCGCGAGCTGTTTCGCCAAGTGTACGGTGTCCCCTGA
- a CDS encoding response regulator — MAQAPQLQAERRSEPAVLTSGESAQTQAPLSGRRQSRASSRRSHGRRYSLRAILFRYIMAPALILSLLLALLFTLQQMNDRRDLLLSHGRASAEQLVELIHLSEGHSFEERIRWLDKSLMVLMLERDMIRSVQLYRADRNEAGQEAFKLISSVGPRPRTSFTADQLRGKQAHVYEDLNSLQVLQPLRGEGTNCWLAIELHRPYFLVGTYQVALVGLVGLIVCALIALVWAMVLSERAVRSLERIKDALRSVGQGKFATRVASSRNLELAQLTEEINLMTGNLAEYQRDYQDGLHQSMEDLRQSLDAMEEQNIELELARKKAVENSRIKSTFLANTSHEIRTPLNGIIGFTNLLLKTEVDQLQQDYLQTILRSSESLLTTINDILDFSRIESGNLVLDHSPMNLGQVLEETLQILAPYGYEHNLELVPFVDPQLPPSQIGDPLRIKQILTNLVSTAIRCSENGSIPVRIAVQSGKESELTVQISIVDNGARCDEQGRRELRQLLNSSPQQQQSSNNGMGLSIARSLVQSMGGELELENNEQGGCNYWIQLPLTIDRNRAVITREQFPGCRILLVDPNPMTRQQIYQQLTHWQVLPQEHCDGQNLVPAIEQMWRHDALPDALIIDTAIAAGNFDNFIATVQQLVDTYQCRVVIQGSPVDLRRCYDALRTRVLAFLGKPVSREGLLRALKRVVPNQVQPRPQTGTYPVLPWPAKPRVLAVDDNEANRLLMSELLRTQNIEAVVAASGTEALTLWRDQYFDMIFMDIQMPDMDGIATTRKIREQESGRRTPIIALTAHVGTEEKSRLLSAGLDDYLSKPVSEVQLTHTVKRWMDVNSADTGFTISPAVAPRLVDISESLNLANQDPGLARDLLRMLLKGLHEDEQELARLFAQRNHKGLFEEVHRLHGGCCYCGVLRLRSATGQLQELLRPVQEQAEVDVENYESAYELVRKEIRNLRDWASDQDLDTLFGLEQIDDSGTSHGNIGEEEHSL, encoded by the coding sequence ATGGCCCAAGCTCCCCAGTTGCAAGCAGAGCGCCGCTCTGAGCCCGCCGTGCTCACCAGCGGCGAATCGGCGCAAACACAGGCGCCGCTCTCCGGGCGCCGCCAGAGTCGCGCCAGTTCGCGCCGTAGCCACGGCCGCCGCTATTCCCTGCGCGCGATTCTGTTCCGCTACATCATGGCACCAGCACTGATTCTGTCACTGCTGCTGGCCCTCCTGTTTACCCTGCAACAAATGAACGACCGTCGTGACCTGCTCCTCAGCCACGGTCGCGCCAGCGCCGAACAGCTGGTTGAACTGATCCACCTGAGTGAAGGCCACTCCTTCGAGGAGCGCATCCGCTGGCTCGACAAAAGCCTGATGGTACTGATGCTGGAACGGGACATGATCCGCTCCGTACAGCTGTATCGCGCTGACCGCAATGAGGCGGGTCAGGAGGCATTCAAGCTGATTTCCAGCGTCGGACCGCGCCCTCGTACCAGTTTCACCGCAGACCAGTTGCGCGGTAAACAGGCCCATGTGTATGAAGATCTGAACAGCCTGCAGGTACTGCAACCACTGCGCGGCGAGGGTACAAACTGCTGGCTGGCCATCGAGCTGCATCGCCCTTATTTTCTCGTCGGTACCTATCAGGTGGCGCTGGTCGGTCTTGTCGGCCTGATTGTGTGCGCACTGATTGCCCTGGTGTGGGCGATGGTGCTCTCGGAGCGTGCCGTCAGAAGCCTTGAGCGAATCAAAGATGCGCTGCGTTCGGTGGGTCAGGGCAAGTTTGCCACCCGTGTCGCGAGTTCGCGCAATCTGGAACTCGCACAGCTGACGGAAGAAATCAATCTGATGACTGGCAATCTGGCGGAGTACCAGCGGGACTACCAGGACGGGCTGCACCAATCCATGGAGGACCTGCGCCAGTCGCTGGATGCGATGGAAGAGCAGAACATCGAGCTTGAGCTCGCACGCAAGAAAGCCGTGGAAAACAGCCGGATCAAATCCACGTTCCTCGCCAATACCAGCCACGAAATCCGCACGCCATTGAACGGCATTATCGGATTTACCAACCTGCTACTGAAAACCGAGGTGGACCAGCTACAGCAGGATTACCTGCAAACCATCCTGCGGTCCTCCGAAAGTCTGCTGACGACCATCAATGACATTCTGGATTTCTCCCGCATTGAATCCGGTAACCTGGTGCTGGATCACAGCCCCATGAATCTGGGGCAGGTGCTGGAAGAAACGCTGCAGATCCTCGCCCCCTACGGCTACGAACACAATCTGGAACTGGTGCCATTTGTAGACCCACAACTGCCGCCATCACAGATCGGCGACCCTCTGCGCATCAAGCAGATCCTCACCAATCTGGTAAGTACCGCGATCCGCTGCTCGGAAAACGGCAGTATTCCGGTGCGCATTGCGGTTCAAAGTGGCAAAGAGTCCGAGCTGACAGTACAGATCAGCATTGTCGATAACGGGGCCCGCTGCGATGAACAGGGGCGCCGTGAGCTGCGCCAGTTGCTCAATAGCAGCCCACAACAACAGCAGTCATCAAATAACGGCATGGGGCTCAGTATCGCCCGTAGCCTGGTGCAGTCCATGGGCGGCGAGCTGGAACTCGAGAACAACGAACAGGGCGGTTGCAATTACTGGATACAACTGCCGCTGACCATCGATCGCAACCGCGCCGTCATCACCAGGGAACAGTTCCCCGGCTGCCGGATATTACTGGTTGACCCCAACCCCATGACCCGTCAGCAGATATACCAGCAACTCACCCATTGGCAGGTACTACCCCAGGAGCACTGCGATGGCCAGAATCTGGTGCCCGCGATCGAGCAGATGTGGCGTCACGACGCCCTGCCTGACGCTCTGATCATCGACACGGCGATCGCCGCTGGAAATTTCGACAATTTCATCGCCACGGTGCAGCAATTGGTGGACACCTATCAGTGTCGGGTGGTGATTCAGGGATCGCCGGTTGATCTGCGCCGCTGTTACGATGCGCTTCGCACCCGCGTACTGGCATTCCTCGGCAAACCAGTGAGCCGCGAGGGACTGCTGCGGGCACTCAAACGGGTTGTGCCCAATCAGGTGCAGCCGCGCCCGCAGACCGGCACCTATCCAGTGTTGCCTTGGCCGGCAAAGCCGAGGGTACTGGCCGTGGACGACAACGAAGCCAACCGCCTGCTGATGAGCGAACTGTTGCGCACGCAGAATATCGAAGCGGTGGTGGCTGCGAGTGGCACCGAAGCTCTGACGCTATGGCGCGACCAGTACTTCGACATGATTTTTATGGATATCCAGATGCCGGATATGGACGGCATTGCCACCACACGCAAAATTCGCGAGCAGGAGTCCGGCCGCCGCACTCCGATCATTGCCCTCACTGCCCATGTGGGCACCGAGGAAAAGTCGCGACTTCTGAGTGCGGGCCTCGACGATTACCTCAGCAAACCTGTGAGTGAAGTTCAGCTCACCCACACAGTGAAACGCTGGATGGATGTGAACAGTGCCGACACGGGATTCACCATATCCCCCGCGGTAGCGCCGCGCCTGGTGGATATCAGTGAAAGCCTGAACCTTGCCAACCAGGATCCCGGGCTCGCCCGCGACCTTTTGCGCATGCTGCTGAAAGGATTGCATGAGGACGAGCAGGAGCTGGCCAGACTGTTCGCACAACGGAATCACAAGGGACTGTTTGAAGAAGTCCACCGCCTCCACGGAGGCTGTTGCTATTGCGGGGTATTGCGGCTGCGATCCGCCACGGGACAGTTACAGGAACTGCTGCGACCGGTACAGGAACAGGCAGAAGTCGACGTGGAAAACTACGAGAGCGCCTATGAACTGGTACGCAAGGAGATTCGCAATCTGCGGGACTGGGCGTCGGATCAGGACCTGGATACGCTGTTCGGGCTGGAACAAATCGACGATTCCGGCACCAGTCACGGTAACATCGGTGAGGAGGAACACTCCCTCTGA
- the cysM gene encoding cysteine synthase CysM has translation MTMEYPTIADCIGNTPLVRLQRLQGNSSNTILLKLEGNNPAGSVKDRPALSMISRAEARGQIRPGDTLIEATSGNTGIALAMAAAIKGYRLILIMPASATEERKASMAAYGAELILVSAEQGMEGARDLALQMQAEGRGLVLDQFSNSDNPTAHIETTGPEIWRQTGGEITHFVSSMGTTGTIMGCGRYLKQQNPEIQIIGLQPTEGSAIPGIRRWPQAYLPKIFVPEEVDRVMDISQQEAEAMTRRLAREEGIFCGVSSGGAVAGALRISAEVRNATIVAIICDRGDRYLSSGLFNPEVPA, from the coding sequence CTGACTATGGAATATCCGACGATTGCCGATTGTATAGGCAATACGCCCCTGGTGCGTTTACAGCGACTACAGGGAAATAGCTCCAACACCATTCTGCTCAAGCTGGAAGGCAACAATCCGGCGGGTTCGGTAAAAGACCGCCCGGCACTGTCGATGATCAGCCGCGCGGAGGCGCGGGGCCAGATTCGCCCCGGAGATACGCTGATCGAAGCCACCAGTGGCAATACCGGTATTGCCCTGGCCATGGCCGCCGCGATCAAGGGTTACCGTTTGATTCTGATCATGCCGGCGAGTGCGACAGAAGAACGCAAGGCTTCCATGGCGGCCTACGGTGCTGAGCTGATACTGGTCAGTGCGGAACAGGGTATGGAGGGGGCGCGGGATCTGGCATTGCAAATGCAGGCGGAGGGCAGAGGACTGGTGTTGGATCAGTTTTCCAATTCCGACAACCCCACGGCCCATATCGAAACGACGGGTCCGGAAATCTGGCGACAGACGGGGGGAGAGATCACCCATTTCGTGTCCTCCATGGGGACTACCGGCACCATTATGGGCTGTGGTCGCTACCTGAAACAGCAGAACCCGGAAATCCAGATCATTGGTTTGCAGCCCACAGAAGGGTCCGCGATTCCCGGCATCCGCCGTTGGCCCCAGGCTTACCTGCCGAAAATATTCGTTCCCGAAGAAGTGGACCGGGTGATGGATATCAGTCAGCAGGAAGCCGAAGCCATGACCCGGCGACTGGCGCGAGAGGAGGGTATTTTCTGTGGTGTGTCCTCCGGTGGTGCGGTTGCAGGTGCCCTGAGAATCTCCGCTGAGGTGCGGAATGCCACCATCGTCGCCATCATCTGTGACCGCGGCGATCGCTATCTCTCTTCCGGGCTGTTCAACCCCGAGGTACCGGCGTAG